Below is a window of bacterium DNA.
CCGCTACATGGAGGTCAACACCCTGGGCACGGCCAACCTCCTCGACATCCTGGTCAACCGGCCCAACCGCGTCCGGAAGCTGATCGTGCCCAGTTCCATGAGCACCTACGGGGAAGGCGCCTACCGGTGCGCGGCCTGCGGCATCGTCTCCCCTCCCCTGCGCACCGAGGAACAGATGGCCTCGGGCGACTGGGAAGTCCACTGCCCCGTCTGCGGGGCCGTCGCCGTCCCCGTCCCCACCCCCGAAACCAAGCTCCAGGAGATCAACTCCATCTACGCCCTGGCCAAGAAGGACCAGGAAGAGATGGTCCTCAACATCGGCGTCACCTACCGGATCCCGGTGGTGGCCCTGCGCTACTTCAACGTCTTCGGGCCGCGGCAGTCCCTCTCCAACCCCTACACCGGGGTGGCGGCCATCTTCATGAGCCGGCTCAAGAACGACCACCCCCCGGTCGTCTTCGAGGACGGCCTGCAGAGCCGCGACTTCATCTCCGTGCACGACATCGCCCGGGCCAACCTGATGGTGATGAACGACGACCGGGCCGACTACGGCGTCTTCAACGTGGGCGCCGGGCGGCAGATCACCGTCCGCGGGATCGCCGAGACCCTGGCCCGGGTCATGGACGTCGACATCGAACCGCAGATCCTCAACAAGTTCCGCAAGGGCGACGTCCGCCACTGTTTCTCCGACATCTCCAAGCTCAAAGACGCCATCGGGTTCGAACCCGCCGTCTCCCTCGAGGACGGGATGCGGGAGCTGGTGGAATGGAGCGGATCGGTCGCGGCCGACGACATGGTCGACCGGGCCACCCGGGAACTCGAGGAAAAGGGCCTGGTCGGCTGAACCGGTCCCGGGGGGCGAAGAGACCGCGGGGCCGCGGAGGAGGAGCGAGCCATGAAACTGAGCAGTCCGGAATTCGCCGACGGGGGGAGGATCCCCGTCCGCTACACCTGCGACGGCGAAAACGTCAACCCCCCCTTGGCCGTGGCGGAAGTCCCGGCGGAGGCGGTGGAGCTGGCCCTGATCGTGGACGATCCCGACGCGGTCGGGGGCAGGACCTTCGTCCACTGGGTGGTCTCCGGGATCCCCGTCGTCGACCGGATCGAGGCCGACAGCGTCCCCGGGCACGAGGGGGCGACCTCCTTCGGCCGCCCCGGTTACGGCGGCCCCTGCCCGCCCT
It encodes the following:
- a CDS encoding SDR family NAD(P)-dependent oxidoreductase, yielding MKILVTGGAGFIGSFIVDALVREGHRVRIFDNIEPQVHPGGKAPDYLNPEAEFVRADVRDYEALARAVEDVEIVFHEAAMVGVGQSMYQISRYMEVNTLGTANLLDILVNRPNRVRKLIVPSSMSTYGEGAYRCAACGIVSPPLRTEEQMASGDWEVHCPVCGAVAVPVPTPETKLQEINSIYALAKKDQEEMVLNIGVTYRIPVVALRYFNVFGPRQSLSNPYTGVAAIFMSRLKNDHPPVVFEDGLQSRDFISVHDIARANLMVMNDDRADYGVFNVGAGRQITVRGIAETLARVMDVDIEPQILNKFRKGDVRHCFSDISKLKDAIGFEPAVSLEDGMRELVEWSGSVAADDMVDRATRELEEKGLVG
- a CDS encoding YbhB/YbcL family Raf kinase inhibitor-like protein: MKLSSPEFADGGRIPVRYTCDGENVNPPLAVAEVPAEAVELALIVDDPDAVGGRTFVHWVVSGIPVVDRIEADSVPGHEGATSFGRPGYGGPCPPSGTHRYFFKLYALDRRLEPGSAPDKAGLSTAMRGHVLAEAALVGLYSRPGRG